The following coding sequences are from one Nicotiana tabacum cultivar K326 chromosome 1, ASM71507v2, whole genome shotgun sequence window:
- the LOC142162953 gene encoding uncharacterized protein LOC142162953, protein MSTTEQTPDLHASSTSTIDPVVPATLFMSGVVDSLHPYYLHPSDYPGMNLVSTDFDRRSYGGWRRVVVIALSANNKLGFIDGTLTIPQVDFGLQKTWARCNDMVLSWILNSLSKEIGESVLYSQSAKDLWSDLENRFGQTNGAKLFQLQKQLSVVVKNSKAHQDERLLLFLMGESGSFLATNQQGNERRFNENKGQKGGFDPRKNAGICTCCKKTRHTIDKCYRIHGFPADFKFTKQRKFQRNVQANVVFNTNEKEIQ, encoded by the exons ATGAGTACCACTGAACAGACTCCAGATCTTCACGCATCATCCACTTCCACAATCGACCCTGTTGTACCAGCAACTTTATTTATGAGCGGAGTGGTTGATTCATTACATCCCTACTATCTTCATCCCTCAGATTACCCAGGGATGAATCTTGTGTCCACAGATTTTGATAGAAGAAGCTATGGTGGATGGAGAAGAGTTGTAGTAATTGCTTTATCTGCAAACAATAAGTTGGGTTTTATTGATGGAACTCTTACTATTCCACAAGTTGATTTTGGACTTCAAAAGACTTGGGCAAGGTGTAATGACATGGTATTGTCATGGATACTCAATTCTCTATCTAAGGAGATAGGAGAGAGTGTTCTTTACTCTCAAAGTGCCAAGGACTTGTGGAGTGATTTGGAAAACAGATTTGGACAAACTAATGGAGCGAAGTTATTTCAGTTACAAAAGCAACTTAGTGTTGTG GTGAAGAATTCTAAGGCACATCAAGATGAAAGGTTGCTGCTGTTTTTGATGG GAGAATCAGGATCTTTCCTTGCTACAAACCAGCAGGGAAATGAAAGAAGGTTCAATGAAAATAAGGGACAGAAGGGAGGTTTTGATCCTAGAAAGAATGCTGGAATATGTACTTGCTGCAAAAAAACTAGGCATACTATTGATAAATGCTATAGGATTCATGGATTTCCTGCAGATTTTAAGTTCACTAAGCAGAGGAAGTTTCAACGGAATGTACAGGCAAATGTTGTGTTTAACACGAATGAAAAGGAAATCCAATGA